In Deltaproteobacteria bacterium, the genomic stretch GATCCACCTGCCCGGGACGGTCTTGCAGGTGAACATCGGGTGCAGCGGCGTCCAGTATCTCCTTTCCTATTTTGTCTTCGGTGTTGCCTATGCGTACCTTTACAGGGAGAGGCTGGGTCAAAGGCTTCTTGTCGTCTGTGCGGCCGTTCCGATTTCCCTTGCCGCGAGCACGCTTCGGCTTACAGCAATCACGGCCCTCGCCTATTACGTGGGCCCCCGAATGGCCGAACACAGACCTCATATTGTGATAAGCTGGCTGGTTTTTGTCTCTGTCCTGGTGCTTTTTGTGGGCCTTGACCGGTTGGTGGGGAGGGATCGTGGATAAAGATGGTGATCGTGATTCGTGCTCGTGTTCGTGGATAAAGAGCGTGTTCGTGAGGCGTGGTCGTGGGAAAAGATCGTGTTCGTGATCGTGGATAAGGAGCGTGTTCGTGAGGCGTGCTCGTGTTCGTCGGAAAGGAACGTGTTCGTGTGAGGAGAACGTGTTCGTGGGGAAGGATCGTGATTCGTGTTCGTGGGGAGAGATCGAAAGGACCGTGATCGTGAGGCGTGTACGTGTTCGTGGATAAAGATCGTGATTCGTGTTCGTGATTCGTGTACGTGTTCGTGGGGAAAGATCGAAAGGACCGTGATCGTGAGGCGTGGTTCGTGTTCGTGGGGCGTGATTAGGAAAGCTATTCCAGGGATTTCGCAAGCTTTGTGAGCATTTGGCAAATTCGGTCGTAGCTTATTTGATTTGTTTGGCAGGTATCATGATCAATGTAGCCCAGATCCCTGGCCAGTCGTAGTTGGTATCCTACTTCTGCAGCAGATCCCTTGGCAACTCCAACAAACTGTCGATATTCTTTGGAGTTCAATCGATTTGCTCCCTCGACCAAGTTCATAGGCACTGAGTAGGCGGCTCTCCGCATTTGTGATGTGAGTCCAAATTTTTCTTCCTCTGGAAAGTTCCTGGTAATGCCGTAAATCTCCAAGGCCATCTCATGAGCCAGTTTGAAGACGTCGAGTTCCTTGACCGATTTCATCCCGAATCCTCCGAATCGAGAGACCTAGAAAGGTCGAAACAGCGGCCCAAGCGGACATGGTAGAGTTAACACTATGTAGCCGTGAGTTCAAGACTGAAAGGGATCGTGGGAGAAGATCGTGATGCGTGGTTCGTGCTCGTGTTCGTGGGAAAAGATCGTGTTCGTGGATAAAGATCGTGATTCGTGTTCGTGGTTCGTGTTCGTAGGGAGAGAACGTGTTCGTGGGGAAGGATCGTGTTCGTGAAGCGGGGGCGGGGAGAAGGTGATTTGAAGTATTGAAAAGAAGTTGAATTCACGGTTCTGTCTTCCACTTTTCCAACAGCTCTCGGAAGTTGTCATATACATCCTTTCTTTGGCCGACATAGTATATGTCTACCGAAGAGCAGGATTCGTTGATCTTGTATATGATGCGGTACCTTCTTGATTTCAAGGATCTGAAACCAGAGAGCTCCATGTGTAATTCGTCACCCCTAAATGGCAGAAGGGTCAATTCATCTATAGCAGTTCTAATCAGTCGTTTTCCCTCTGGGGGGAGATGGGCTATGATACGGGATGCCTCAGGGGTAAATCTTGCTCTGTACTGTTTCACTTCCCGAAAACCTCTTCATAGGGAACCCACTCTTTTCGCTTCGCCTCTTGGATCGATTTCCGGAGGGATGCCATGGCGTCTGGATCGCTCAAGATGTCCAGCGTCTCGAGAAGCCCCTTGTACTTCTCCATGCTTAAAATGACAGCAATAGGGACCCCCTTCTTGGTGATCGCGATGGTGTCATCGTCCTTCTCGATTTTCCTGATTATCTCCAACAGAATATTCTTCGCCTTGGTTATGGGGATGTAATCTTGGATTTCTTTCATAGCGTGCCCTCTATGGCCATTTTTATGGCTATTATAAGATCAATTATCCTTGATGTCAAGAGGCTCGTGATCGTGGGGAAGGATCGTGATTCGTGTTCGTGGGGAAAGATCGTGTTCGTGAGGCGTGTACGTGTTCGTGGGGAAGGATCGTGTTCGTAGGGAGAGATCGTGTTCGTGGGGAGGGAACGTGTTCGTGGATAAAGAGCGTGATTCGTGTTCGTGAGGGAAGGAGCGTGGTCGTGGGGAAGGATCGTGAGGCGTGTTCGTGGGGCGTGATCGTGAGGAAGGAGAAAAGACGTGTTCGTGATGCGTGGCTCGTGTTCGTAGAGAAAGGCCGTGTTCGTGGAAAGGATCGTGTTCGTGGGTCGTGTTCGTGGGGAAGGAGAAAAGACGTGTTCGTGATGCGTGGTTCGTGCTCGTGTTCGTGGGGAGGGAACGTGTTCGTGGGGAAGGATCGTGAGGCGTGTTCGTGGTTCGTGATCGTGAGGAAGGAGAAAAGACGTGTTCGTGATGCGTGGTTCGTGTTCGTAGAGAAAGGCCGTGTTCGTGGGGTGTGAGGAGTGATTAGGAGAACTATTCCAGGGATTTGGCAAGTATCCATCAATGTAGGCCAGATCCCTGGCCAGTCGTAGGTGGTATCCTACCTTCGCAGCAGATCCTTTGGCAACTCCAACAAGCTGTCGATATTCTTTGGAATTCAATCGATTTGCTCCCTCGACCAAGTTCATAGGCACCGAGTAGGCGGCTCTCCGCCGGGAGGCATTCGGGTGTGATTCTTCGTCGGTCTGCTCCTTAGAATGACAGGGTGCCTATTAGAATGACAACCCGGTCAAGCAGTGATGGTCGATTCGTCACGTATTTGAAAGCCACCCCACCGCCTTACAGGCGAAGTCACAGGTTGGGTTTGGCCTCTATTTTCAGAGGTTGCAGATTCAGCCGGTGGATTTTTGGCTCACGAAGCGTCACCGTGAAGGGAGGAGGAAGACTGTGAAAAAGGGAGTAATTCTCGGGATTGTTTTGGCGGTTCTCTGGTTTCCTCTTGTGTCGTGGACCAGTGTCGAGTTGACGGCCACGTGGAATCCCAATTCGGAACCGGACATAAGCCATTACAACCTTTACATGGTGTACCAGGGCGAGTACGAGAGGATAAACGATGAGCCCATCCGGCACCCTGATACGAGCTACACCTTCGCACTCGACCTGCCCGACGGGTATGACGAACCCCTGTGCTTTGTCGTCACTGCTGTGGACAGGTCCGGAAATGAGAGCGACTATTCCGAGCCGGTGTGTGTGGATTAGAGAACGTGGTCGTGGGGAAAGAGCGTGTTCGTGTTCGTGGATAAAGAGCGTGTTCGTGGGAGAAGATCGTGTTCGTGTTCGTGGGGAAGGAACGTGGTTCGTGTTCGTGGATAAAGAGCGTGACTCGTGTTCGTGATTCGTGATCGTGAGGGAAGGGGCGTGATTCGTGTTCGTGGGAGAAGATCGTGTTCGTGGATAAAGATCGTGATTCGTGTTCGTGGGGCGTGTTCGTGGGGAGGGATCGTGTTCGTGAGAAGGGAGCGTGATTCGTGGTTCGTGTTCGTGATTCGTGAGAGGCATAGAGACGTGTTCGTGGATAAAGATCGTGGTTCGTGTTCGTGAGGCGTGTTCGTGAGGGAAGGAGCGTGGTCGTGGATAAAGAGCGTGTTCGTGGATAAAGACCGTGTTCGTGATTCGTGTACGTGTTCGTGGATAAAGATCGTGATTCGTGTTCGTGGGGCGTGTTCGTGGGAAAAGATCGTGGGGCGTGTTCGTGGGAAAAGATCGTGGGGCGTGTTCGTGAGGCGTGTTCGTGTCGTGAAGCGTGAGGCGTGGACGGGCCTGCAACGTCGTGGGGGTTTTGCCTGATGATTTAGGGGCCCTGGCCTGAAAGTGGGGGAGAAAGATTATGTTTGGTGACCTACTTCAGAAGGTAAATTGGTGTATCGGGGGAAGGCTTTTCGGAGCTCATTGTCGAAAGTAACAAGCTTTGATTTATGTCTCCTTGCCAAGATTACCAAGAGAATATCCGCGATATCCAAGTGTGTCTCTCCGAATATTCGAATGGCTTCCCGCATCAGATCGTCGTCTTCAAACGAGAAAGACTCGACCTGTGCCATTTGGCTCAAAAACGCGTATATCTCCTCCCTTGGTCTTTCATAGCAGGAACTCAAGACCCAGGTGGCTTCGATAACGACCTCGTCAGGAATCAACATGGAGTTTGGAATTGAATCGTAGGCTTCGATCAATTGGTTGACCTGTTGGGCCTGTCCAGGATCGTCTTGCGTGACATAGCGGACCAGGATGTTGGTATCCAGAATGATCATGACCGTCTTGCCCTTTCAACTCTCTTTTTCCGGACCGCGAGCTTCATCTGTTCCAATGTCACTCTCTTGGGGTCCTTGAAGAATCCCTTAAGGGCTTTGGCGGAGCTTTTCACGGGAACAATTCGGACACTCCCGTCATCCATCGGGATGAATGAGATGCGGTCATTTGGGCCGATCTGCAGGAGCTCCCGAATGGACTTCGGGATCGTGGTCTGGCCTTTTGAGCTCAGCACTGAGATTGCCATGATTGCCTCCCGACAGTAAGAAAGAAGAGTTGCCAGCTCTCAAATACTGTCTTTACATTCATAGAAGAATCTTTACTCAAAAGTAAGTATACCAAGGGACTTTGGAGGTGTCAACAGAACGGAGCGGCGACGGGGGGGAGAGATCGTGTTCGTGGGGAAGGATCGTGTTCGTGAGGCGTGCTCGTGGATAAAGATCGTGACTCGTGTTCGTGGTTCGTGATCGTAGGGAAAGATCGTGATTCGTGTTCGTGGATAAGGAGCGTGTTCGTGATTCGTGGTTCGTGTTTGTGGGCGTGGTTCGTGATTGTGGGAGAGGATTCGTGTTCGTGTACGTGTTCGTGGATAAAGAGCGTGTTCGTGATTCGTGGTTCGTGTTCGTGGGCGTGGTTCGTGATCGTGGGAGAGGACAGAAGGAGGGGGCGGAGAGATGA encodes the following:
- a CDS encoding four helix bundle protein, with product MKSVKELDVFKLAHEMALEIYGITRNFPEEEKFGLTSQMRRAAYSVPMNLVEGANRLNSKEYRQFVGVAKGSAAEVGYQLRLARDLGYIDHDTCQTNQISYDRICQMLTKLAKSLE
- a CDS encoding type II toxin-antitoxin system RelE/ParE family toxin — translated: MKQYRARFTPEASRIIAHLPPEGKRLIRTAIDELTLLPFRGDELHMELSGFRSLKSRRYRIIYKINESCSSVDIYYVGQRKDVYDNFRELLEKWKTEP
- a CDS encoding type II toxin-antitoxin system Phd/YefM family antitoxin; its protein translation is MKEIQDYIPITKAKNILLEIIRKIEKDDDTIAITKKGVPIAVILSMEKYKGLLETLDILSDPDAMASLRKSIQEAKRKEWVPYEEVFGK
- a CDS encoding four helix bundle protein; amino-acid sequence: MNLVEGANRLNSKEYRQLVGVAKGSAAKVGYHLRLARDLAYIDGYLPNPWNSSPNHSSHPTNTAFLYEHEPRITNTSFLLPHDHEPRTRLTILPHEHVPSPRTRARTTHHEHVFSPSPRTRPTNTILSTNTAFLYEHEPRITNTSFLLPHDHAPRTRLTILPHDHAPSLTNTNHALYPRTRSLPTNTISPYEHDPSPRTRTRLTNTIFPHEHESRSFPTITSLLTSRIIDLIIAIKMAIEGTL
- a CDS encoding type II toxin-antitoxin system VapC family toxin, translating into MIILDTNILVRYVTQDDPGQAQQVNQLIEAYDSIPNSMLIPDEVVIEATWVLSSCYERPREEIYAFLSQMAQVESFSFEDDDLMREAIRIFGETHLDIADILLVILARRHKSKLVTFDNELRKAFPRYTNLPSEVGHQT
- a CDS encoding type II toxin-antitoxin system PrlF family antitoxin; protein product: MAISVLSSKGQTTIPKSIRELLQIGPNDRISFIPMDDGSVRIVPVKSSAKALKGFFKDPKRVTLEQMKLAVRKKRVERARRS